A window of Cryptosporangium phraense genomic DNA:
GACACCCGGACGCCGTTCGCGCAGCTGGTCTCGTTCACGCCCTACGTGGCCGCGTTCTCGCTGGTGCCGGTGGTGGCGGCCGGGGTCACCCGGCGGTGGCGGGTGCTCGTGGCGGCGCTGGCGGTGGCCGCGCTGTTCGGGGCGTTCGTCGTGCCGCGGGTGCTGCCGTCGGGGTCGCCCTCGGGTGGGACGCGGCTGCGGGTGATGGCGTTCAACACGAAGATCGGTGCCGGTTCGGTGTCGTCGCTGGCCGCGCTGGTGCGTCGGGCCTCGCCCGACGTCCTGACGGTGCAGGAGCTGACGCCGGAGTGGGCGGCGGAGTTCTCGGCGCTGGGGCTGTTCCCGTACTCGGCGCTGCGGGCGTTGCCGGGCGCGTCGGGCACCGGGATCTGGGCGAAGTACCCGCTGACCGATGCCCGGACCGTCGACTCGCGGACCGGGTTCGATCAGACCCGGGCGACGCTGCGCGGGCCCCGGGTGATCGACGTGATCAGCGCGCACCCGCGTCCGCCGATCTTCAAGCCCGAGGAGTTCGGGTCGGTCTCCCGGTGGACCGAGGATCTCTCCCGGCTGCCCGGCGCCTCGACGTCGGGGGCGGTGCGGGTGATGGCCGGGGACTTCAACGCGTCGCTCGACCACTCGCCGTTCCGGAAGCTCGTCGACACCGGCTACGTGGACGCGGCCGCCGAGGTCGGTAAGGGGCTGGTGCCGACCTGGCCGATGAACGGCAACAAGGCGCCGCCGGTGACGCTCGACCACGTCCTGGTCGACTCGCGCGGCGACGCCTCGTCGTTCAACGCCTACACGATCCCCGGCAGCGACCACCGGGCGATCGTGGCCGACCTGATCATTCGTTCGGAATGACGATCCAGGCGCCGAGATAGATCAGGAACTGGGGGCCGGGCAGCAGGCAGGAGAGCACGAAGAGCAGGCGGACCAGGTTGCTCGAGAGGCCGTAGCGACGGCCGATGGCCGAGCAGACACCGGCGATCCACCGGTCGTTACGCGGACGGGCGAGGCGACGGCCGTAGGAAACCGATGACATCTCCGAGCACCTTTCGTAGCTCCGACTGGGTCGCTGTCAACGGTGCTCCTCGGCGTGGCCCGGCGGTATCGGGGCTCGCCCGGACTTGCCGTCCTCGGGGTTTCTCAGGGCTGCTACCGCTACTGCTCGAAGATGCCGAACACGTTGCCGGCCGGGTCGCGGAACCGGGCCGTCACCTCCGGCGGCTCGCCGCCGATCGGCGCGACCACCTCACCGCCGTGCTGCACCAGCGACGCGATCGTCTTCTCGACGTCGTCCACCATGATGTAGATCAGCAACCCCGGTTCGGACGCCGGCGGCCGCCCGGTGACCCAGACCCCGCTCACCTCGCCGACCGCGTCGTCGAACGCCAGCCTGCCGTCACCCCGCCGACGCAGAGCCCACCCGAACACCCGGCTGTAGAACTCGGCGGACTGCCGCACGTCGACGGCCGGGATCTCGAGATAACTGAGCTTTCCGTTGGCCAAAGTGGGCATCGCAGCTCCGTAACCGTCGTTTTCGGACCGGACACCCGTAAGTGTGCCGTTTCGTAGGGTGTATCGCGGGCCGTCGTCCATGAAAGCGTGGCGTTCTCGGCTCACTCACGTATGAAAGGCCCGCTCGGCTCAGCGACATCGGCGCGTCGCAGCCGCAAAGTTGTTCCGGGCGCGGATTGAGCGGCTAGCGGAAGATCGTCGGGATTGACCACTCCGATGACGGGATAGCCTCCGGTGACCGGATGATCGGCGAGGAACAGCACGGGCCCGGAGGGCGGCACCTGTAGCGCGCCGGCCACCATTCCTTCGCTCGGGAGCTCACCCTCGATCGCACGGGCCAGCGCGGGACCGTCGAGGCGCGCGCCGACGCGGTCGCTCTCCGGGGTGACGATCCAGGGCGCGGTGTAGAGCGCGTCGAGGGCCGCCGGGGAGAACCAGGACTCGCGGGGTCCGGGGTGGACCCGGAGCACCGGCTCGGCCGGGATCGCCGGCTCGACGACGGCCCGGGCCCGGGCCCCGGCGAGGACGCCGTCGAGGTCGAGCTCGGCGGAGCCTCCGGTGGCGGGGGCGCGGAAGACGTCGGTGCCGAGCGGGAGGCGGTCGCCGTCCTGGACTCGAGGCGGCCCCAGAATCGAGAGCGTGTCGGTGCTGCGGCTGCCGAGCACCGGGTCCGCCGCGATCCCGCCGGCCACCGCGAGGTACGCCCGCACCCCGCCCCGGGCGGTGTTCAGGCGGAGTACGGCGCCGGCCGGCACTCCGACCGCGGTCGCGTGCCGGGCCGGGACGGCGTCGATCGAGAGCGGGCAGCGGGCCCCGGTGACCGCGACCACGGCGTCGGTATCGAAGACCGCGACCAGGCCGCCGAGCGTCACCTCCAGCGCGGCCGCGCTCGGCGCGTTGCCGACGAGCGCGTTCGCGCGGTCGAGCGCGGGCCGGTCGGCCGCCCCCGAGCGCGGGACGCCCAGGTGCGCCCACCCCGGGCGGCCGCGGTCCTGCACGGTCGTGAGCGGCCCCGCGCTGCGGATCGTCAGCATGGAACGAAGCGGACGCGGTCGCCGGGCGCGAGCAGCGCGGGCGGGTGGGCCGACGGGTCCCAGAGCGGCTGGTCGGTGTGGCCGATGAGCTGCCACCCGCCCGGCGACGGGCGCGGGTAGATGCCGGTGAACTCCCCGGCGAGCCCGACCGCACCGGCAGGCACCCGCGTGCGCGGCGAGTCGCGGCGCGGAACGTGCAGCACGTCCGGGAGCCCGGTGAGGTACCCGAAACCCGGCGCGAAGCCGGTGAACGCCACCGTGTAGACGGCGCCGACGTGCAGTGCGACGACCCGGTCGCGGTCGAGGCCGGTGCTCGCGGCGACGTCGTCGAGGTCGGGGCCGTCGTAGTGCACGTCGATCGTGACCTCGCGCCCGGTGGCGGCCGAGGCCTCGTCCGGCCGCCAGGACGTCAGCCAGGCCAGCTCCGGGGCCGGTCCGGGGCGCCACCGCACGAGCACGGTCCGTGCCCCGGGAACGACGTCCTCGACGCCCGGCAGCGCCCGCCGCACGATCTCGGCGCGCAGCGCCGCCGGGGCCGCGGTCTCGATCAGTGCGGCCAGCGGCCCCATCGGCAGTGCGACGGGCATCGGTGGATCAGTCGTGCCACTCGACCGCCGACGAGATCCGGCCGATCACGCTGCGCCAGCCCAGCGCGGCCTGCTCCGGACCGATCCTGCGCAGCTTGCGACGGCCGAAGAAGCCGGTCGCGCGGATCGCCTCGTCGAGCTCGTCGAGCGGGGAGCCCGGCGAGAGCATGCCCTCGACCTCGGTGAGCTCCAGCGCGTAGGCCAGGTCTCGCGCGAGCTCGCCGGCGCCGATGATCAGGTCGCGCTCCCAGACGTCGCGGCCGCCGCGCAGGTTCTCGACGACGAGGTCGAGCTCGTAGCGGTCTTCGTCGTCCGGGACGACCAGGTCGGCGGTGAGCGTCTCGACCAGTTCGGCCCAGTGCTCGCTGCTGGTGAGGTCGTGGGCGGCGGGGGACTTGACGAACGCGACCAGGGAGTCGGCGTCGTGGAAGAGGTGCAGGGTGCCGTTCGTGGCGAGGAAGACGGCTTCCTCTTCGCCTGCGGCTACCCGGGCGCGGCCCTTCTCGTCGTCGTCGTCCTCGTCCTCGTCTTCGTCGTCTTCGTCGGCGAGGTCGTCGAGGTCGTCGTCGGCCTCGGCTTCCAGGGAGCGGAACCGCTTACCGGAGTCCCGCTTCTCGTCCTCGTCCTCGTCCTCGTCCTCGTCCTCGTCGGAGTCGGAGGCGACGACCTTGTCGTCGTCGTCCTCGTCTTCGACGTCGGCCGGGTCGGCGGCCAGGGCCTCGGCCTCGAGTTCCTCGTCGTCGATCTCGGGCTCTTCCTCGACGACGCGGTACTCCCGCAGCGTCAGCCCGACGCCACCGCGCGGCAGCGCGATCTCGACCGGGTCGATGCCGAGTGCCTCCCAGTACTCGGCGATCCGCTCGGACCGCTCACCGTCGGAGGCGTCGACCTCGTCGGCCTCCTCGGCCTCGTCCACGACGTCCTCGTCGAGGATCTCGTCGCCGGAGGTGTCGAGGTCCTCCGGGTGCCTGCCCGCCACGGGTCCTCCAAGGTGCGGCCGATTCGTCCCCGTCTACCTTAGGGCTGCTCCGCAGCGGAGTGGCGGGCGCCTCACCCGTCGCCGTTGTCGACGTCGAGCTTGGGCGCGTTGTTGCTCCACCACGCGGTGATCTCGGTCGATTTTCCCCCGGAAACGAACGTGATCTCGATCCGGGTGGGGTTCTGACGCGTTACGTGCGACTCATAACCCGCTTCCGGGAGCGAATCGAGGATGGTCACCTCTTCGCGATTCCACTGGATCTTCGCCCAACCGCCATCGGTCGGCACCGTGCTGAGGTAATTGAGCAGACCCTGATCGTCGGTCCACGACTGCAACGCGGGCTCGGAATCGTTGCGCGTTTCTACGGACGGTGACGGAGTCGGGCTGTGGGTCGTTCCTCCCGCGGCCGGTGGACCCGCGCTTTTTAATTCCCGGACCGCGGGTAGTTTCGACCGATCTGGCACGGCTGCATAAAGGACGAGGCGAACGCCAAACCACGAAACGGTCACCGCTAACGCCGTAGCCCCGAGCCACAGCAGGGTGAGCCGTACCGCACGAGGCATACCGTCCATCCTTCCATCGGGCTACCGTGCCGAACATGCCGACCGTGTTGCTCGTCGAGGACGACCCCACGATCCGTAGTGCCCTTGTACGTTCTCTGTCAAAGGCGGGCCACGTCGTCCGCGCTGTGGGAACTGCCTTGGACGCACTGCGCGAAGTCACGTCCGCGCGTCCCGACGTAGTAATTCTCGACCTAGGACTACCCGACTTGGACGGTGCAGACGCATTACGCATGTTGCGAGGCGTTTGTGATGTTCCGGTAGTGGTGGCAACTGCCCGGGACAATGAGCGGGAAATAGTTCGTCTGCTCAACTCGGGTGCCGACGACTACCTGGTCAAGCCGTTCTCGTTCGAGCACCTCACCGCGCGGATGACCGCGGTGTTGCGTCGCAGTAGCCCGGGCGAGGTCCGGCGCGATCCCACGCTGACCGTCGGCGGCCTGCGCATCGACCTCAACCGACGCGAGGCCGTTCTCGACGGCACCGCGCTCGACCTGGCCCGCCGAGAGTTCGACCTGCTGGCCTACCTGGCCGCCCGGCCCGGCACGGTCGTGAGCAGGCGCGAGCTCGTCGAGGCGGTCTGGCGTCAGCCGGCGGTCGGCGGCGACCAGACGATCGACGTCCACCTCTCCTGGTTACGGCGAAAGCTCGGCGAAACCGCGGCCGCTCCGCGGTATCTTCGGACGGTCCGCGGGGTGGGAGTGAAACTCGTGGATCCCACATGAGGTCAGGCCGCCGATGAGACGTGCGCTCGCGCTGGTCGCGCTCGCGACCACGTCGATGGTTTCGCTTGCCTTCGTCGTGCCGTTGCTGCTGGTGGTGCACCAGATCGCCCGCGATCGGGCCATCACCGACGCCCAGCGGCAGGCGAACGCGGCGGTCTCCATCCTGGCGGCGACCAACGACCTGCACGAGCGGGAGCGCGCGCTGGCCACTGTGCCGGCCTGGAAACAGGACGGGCTGGCCATCCACATCCCAGGCCAGGCCACGCTGGGCACGACCAGGGCGAAGCCGGCCGACATCAAGACCGTCCGGACGGGCACCGACGAGTCGACGACCGCGGGCGTGGACGGCGGTGTCGTCTACCTGCTGCCGACGCAGCTCGCGCAGCCGACGTCGACCGGCGAGGACACCGCGGTGATCGAGGTGTTCGTGCCGTCCGAGGCGCTCAGCCGCGGGGTGGCCGGTGCCTCGCTGGCGCTGATCGTCGTCGCGATCGGGTTGGTCGTCGGGTCGGTGGTGGTCGCCGACCGGCTGGCCGCGAAAGTCGTCGGCGCGACCCGGAACCTGGCCGCGGTCGCGCGTGCGTTCGGTGACGGAAACCTGGATGCGCGGGTGGAACCGTCCGGTCCGCGGGAACTGTCGGAAGCGGGATTCTCGTTCAACACGATGGCCGACCGGGTCGTCGCGACCCTGGATGCGGAGCGTGAGCTCGCGGCCGACCTCTCGCACCGCCTGCGAACGCCGCTGACCGCCCTCCGGCTCGACGCCGAGGCCCTCGACGACGGCGTGGACGCGGCCCGGATGCGCGAGGCCGTGGCGACGCTCGAGCGCGAGGTCGACATCATCATCCAGACCGCGCGCCGGCCGCTGTCCGAGCGCGGGCCGGAGTGGTGCGACCTGGCCGAGGTCGTCGCCGAACGCGTCGACTTCTGGGGTGCGCTGGCCGAGGACGAGGGCCGCGACTTCCGGTTGGCCGGGGTCGGGCGGCGGGTGCCGGTCGCGGTCTCCCGCACCGAGCTGGTCTCGATCGTGGACGTTCTGCTCGGCAATGTGTTCCGGCACACCGCACCCGGAGTGGCGTTCGCGGTCAGCGTGCTCGTGTTACGGGGTCCGGTGGCCGCGTTGGTGGTCGAGGACGCCGGTACCGGCATCAAGCACCCGCGGATGGCGGTGCGCCGGGGCAACAGCGGTGGCGGGTCCACCGGGCTCGGGCTCGACATCGTCCGCCGGGTGGCGGAGACGGCCGGGGGGTCGATCCGGATCGACATCAGCCCGATGGGCGGCGCGCGGATCCGGGTCGATCTGGCGATGCTCGACCCGGCGGTGTTCCGCAACATGGCCCGCGGTGGGGGGCCGGTGCCCGACCGCGAAGAGCCGTGGCCGGATGTGCCTCGTGGGGCTGGTGATTACCGCCCGCTACATCGGGCGGTCGGCGCGCTGCGGGCCATGCGGAAGACGCGGGTTAACTCGCGATCAGAGAGACCTTAAGCAAACCTCAAGGGTCTTCCCGCTGGTCAACGTGCCATCGTAACGTTCAGTTGTCAGACACCACGCGAGCCGACGCCGACCCCCCGGGCGCCGGACGCAGCCAAAGCGCGGTGGGACAGGGATGGCAAAGGCCCCCCGTCCCACCGCGTAGGTCTGTTTAGACCCCGATCGGGTGCCAGACGGTCTTCGTCTCCACGAACGTGGTCAGGCGCGCGAGCGCCGGTTCCGCCGGCCAGTCCTCGGCCGGATCCGGCCGGCGGACCCGCTTCAGGTTGGCCGCAGCCAGCCCCTCCCACTCGACCGCCTGCTCGCCCTCGGCGCCGGTCAGGTCCAGGCCCCGGACCTCCTCGTGGGACGCCAGCCACGAACCGAGCTCCGCGGCCTGCCCGGTCAGCACGTTGACGACCCCGCCGGGAAGATCGGACGTGGCCAGCACCTCGGCCAGCGTGATCGCCTCCACCGCATCCGGCGCCACGACCACACACGTGTTCCCGGTCGTGATCACCGGCGCGATCACGCTCACCAACCCGAGCAGCCCCGAAGGCGCCAGCACCCCCACGACCCCGGTCGGCTCGGGCGTCGAGAGGTTCAGGTACGGCCCGGAGACCGGGTTCGTCGCGCCCACGACCTGGGCGTACTTGTCGGCCCACCCGGCGTACCAGACGAACCGGTCGACGGCCGCGTCCACCTCGTCGAGCGGGAGCCCGAACTCCTCCCGGCGGGCCTCCAGCATCTCGGCGGCCCGGTAGAGGATCTGCCCGCGGTTGTAGCCGGTCCGCCCGGCCCACCCGGAAAAGGCACGGGAAGCCGCGACGACCGCGTCCCGGACGTCCTTCCGGGATGCCCGTGCCGCGTTCGCCACGAACGCCCCCTCCGCGTCGGTCACCGGGTACGTCCGTCCCGACTCGCTCCGGGGGAACGCCCCGCCGATGTACAGCTTGTAGGTCTTCCGAACCGAGAGACGGCTCATTTGACGTAGGCCTCCAGGCCGTGGCGGCCGCCCTCGCGGCCGTAACCCGACTCCTTGTAGCCACCGAACGGTGACGCCGGATCGAACTTGTTGAACGTGTTGGCCCAGACCACGCCCGCGCGCAGCTTGTCGGCCATCCAGAGGATCCGGGACCCCTTCTCGGTCCAGATCCCGGCCGACAGCCCGTACGGCGTGTTGTTGGCCTTCTCGACGGCCTCCGCGGGCGTCCGGAACGTCAGCACGGACAACACGGGCCCGAACACTTCTTCCCGGGCGATCCGGTGGGCCTGCGAAACCCCGGTGAACACCGTCGGGGCGAACCAGAAGCCGCGATCAGGGAGCGAGCACGACGGCGACCACCGGGTAGCGCCCTCGGCCTCGCCTATGTCGGACAGCTCGCGAATCTTCGCCAGCTGCTCAGCCGAGTTGATCGCGCCGACGTCCGTGTTCTTGTCGAGCGGATCCCCGACCCGCAGCGTCGACATCCGTCGTCGCAACGAGGACAGGACCTCGTCGGCCACCGACTCCTGCACCAGCAGACGGGAACCGGCGCAGCAGACGTGCCCCTGGTTGAAGAAGATCCCGTCGACGATGCCCTCGACCGCCTGGTCGACCGGCGCATCGTCGAAGACGATGTTCGCGGCCTTGCCGCCGAGCTCGAGCGTCAGCCGCTTCGACGACCCCGCGACCGCGCGGGCGATCTCCCGCCCGACCTCGGTCGATCCGGTGAACGCGACCTTGTCGACGCCCGGGTGCGCGACCAGCGCGCGCCCGGTCTCCCCGGCCCCGGTCACGATGTTGACGACGCCCGGCGGCAGCTCGGCCTGCTGGCACACCTCGGCGAACAGCAGCGCGGTGAGCGGGGTCGTCTCGGCCGGCTTGAGCACGACCGTGTTGCCGGTGGCCAGCGCCGGAGCGATCTTCCAGGCCAGCATCAGCAGCGGGAAGTTCCACGGGATGACCTGCCCGGCCACTCCCAGCGGCCGCGCTCCCCCGAGGCCCGCGTACGACAGCTTGTCGGCCCAGCCCGCGTAGTAGAAGAAGTGCGCGGCGACGAGCGGCAGGTCGATGTCCCGCGACTCGCGGATCGGCTTGCCGTTGTCGAGCGACTCCAGCACCGCGAACTCGCGGGCCCGCTCCTGCAGGATGCGGGCGATCCGGAACAGGTACTTGCCCCGTTCCCGCCCCGGCATCGACCCCCACACGGTGTCGAAGGCGCGCCGAGCCGCGGCCACGGCCCGGTCGACGTCCGCCGAATCGGCCGACGCGACCTCGGCCAGCACCTCCTCGTCGGCCGGGTTGACGGTCTTGAAGACCCCGCCGCCGTCGGTGAACTCGCCGTCGATGAACAGACCGTAGGAGTCGCGGAGCGCGACGACGTCGCGCGACTCCGGTGCAGGCGCGTACTCGAACATCTTCAGTCCAGGGTGACGTAGTCGGAGCCGGCGTAGTGACCGGTGGCCATCTTGCGACGCTGCAGCAGGAGGTCGTTGAGCAGGCTGGACGCCCCGAACCGGAACCAGTCGGGGTCGAGCCAGTCGGGCCCGGTGATCTCGTTGACCATCACCAGGTACTTGATCGCGTCCTTCGCGGTGCGGATGCCGCCGGCCGGCTTCATCCCCACCTGCCGCCCGTGCGCGTCCCGGAAGTCCCGGCACGCCTCCAGCATCACCAGCGTGACCGGCAGCGTCGCGGCCGGGGAGACCTTGCCGGTCGACGTCTTGATGAAGTCCGCGCCGGCCAGCATCGCCAGCCAGGACGCCCGGCGCACGTTGTCGTAGGTGACCAGCTCGCCGGTCTCCAGGATCACCTTGAGGTGCGCGTCACCGCACGCCTCCTTGACCGCGACGATCTCGTCGAACACCTGGGTGTACTGGCCGGAGAGGAACGCGCCCCGGTCGATCACCATGTCGATCTCGTCGGCGCCCGCCTCGACGGCGGCGCGGGTGTCGGCCAGCTTCACCGGCAGGGGCGCGCGGCCGGACGGGAACGCGGTCGCGACCGCGGCGATGTGCACGTTCGATCCCTTCAGCGCCTCCACGGCGTCGGGCACGCGGTCGCCGTAGACGCAGATCGCCGCGACCGGCGGAGCGTCGTCGCCCGGGTGCAGGCCCTTCGCGCACAGCGCGCGCACCTTGCCCGGGGTGTCGGCGCCCTCGAGCGTGGTCAGGTCGATCATCCGGATCGCCAGGTCGAGCGCGTAGGCCTTGGCCGACGTCTTGATCGAGCGGGTGCCGAGGCGGTCGGCCCGAGCCTTGGCGCCGACCTCGTCGACGCCGGACAGGCCGTGCAGGAACCGGCGCAGCGAGGCTTCGGACCGGCCGACATCAGGAACGGCGGTAACGGACATGAAGACGATCCTACGCAGCGCGTTACCGCCCCGGTCAGGGCAACATTTGCCGTGCGGGACGGTTAATGACCGGTGAAGGCACCCCGGGCGGAGCACCGGCGCCTCTACCTTCGGGGCCCATGCGCGTCGCCCACTTCTCGGACACTTTCCTGCCGCGGCGGGACGGCGTGATCACGTCGATCCGGACGCTCGCCGGCGCGCTGGCCGAGCGGGGCCACGAGAACGTGCTGTTCACGCCCGGATACCCGGAGGCGACGCCGGTCGGCTTCCCGGTCGTCGGGCTGCCGTCGGTGCCGTGCGGGGTCGCCGACCTCCGGTTGGCGACCTGGCCGCGGGCCCGGCAGGTGGCCCGGGTGGCGTCGGCGGCGCCCGACCTGGTGCACGTCCACACACCCGGGCCGGCCGGTCTGCTCGGCGTTCTGGCTGCTCAGCGGCTCGGTCTGCCGCTCGTGCAGACCTACCACACCGACCTGCACGCCTACCTGGAGGCGTACCGGATCCCGACCACCGTCATGCGGCTGATCGAGACCGCCTACCGGCGCCGGCTGGGCGTCGAGATCCGGCCCGCGCGCCGGCCGATGCGGGTCGTGGCCGGGGCCTGGCGGTCGGAGCAGCGGTCGGCGACCCGCGGCGGGCTGCTCGACGCGGCCAACTCCGCGTTCTTCGGCGGTACCGACGTCGTCGTGGTGCCGACCGGGGCGGTGCTGCGCCGTTCGGCACTGCCGGTGGCGCCCGACCAGGTCGTCCGGGTGCCGACCGGGGTCGGGCCGCGTCCGGTGGGGGAGGACGCCGGTCCGGCGTTCCGGTCCCGGCACCGGATCCCGGCCGGCGCTCCGCTGGTGCTGTTCGTCGGCCGGGTGAACCGCGAGAAGAACGTCGAGGGCCTGCTCGCCGCCGTCTCGGTCCTCGCCGTCACCCTTCCCGACGTCCGGGTGGCGCTGGTCGGGGCGATCTACGAGCAGCGGTGGCTGAACGGCCTGATCCGGACGTACGGGCTCGGCGACCGGGTGGTCACCACCGGGCAGCTGACGGCGGCGTCGGTGGCCGAGGCCTACGCGGCCGCGGACGTGTTCGCGTTCCCGTCGATGACCGACACCCAGGGGCTGGTGCTGCAGGAAGCGGCGCTGGCCGGTCTGCCGGTCGTGCTGGCCGACGCCGTCCTGAACGAGCACGGCCCGCTGGCCGGCGCGGCCGTCTGCGCGCCGGGCGACGGCTTCCCGTCCGCCCTCGCCGCCATGCTCACCGACCCGGACCTGGCCGCGCGGACGGCCGTCGCGTGCCGCACCGCGGCCCTGAAGCACACTCCCGACGCGTACGGCGCGGCGATCGAGGCGGTCTACCGGCGGGCGGTGACCACCCGCCGGGCCGTGGCGCCGAGCGGCGCGCGCGCCACCCAGCGCACGCGCGCGGCGTAGGTCGCCCCGGGCGAATCCGCACCCTGGCAGTGGGCTGCTGACCTGGGGCGGTACCGTCGCGACGTGCAGACCCTTGTCGTGGACCACCCGCTCGCCAGTGCCCGGCTCACCACGATGCGCGACGCGCGCACCGAGCCGTCCGTCTTCCGTGCCGCGCTCCGCGAACTGACGCTCATGCTCGTCTACGAGGCCACCCGCACCATCGAGATCGAGCACTACCCGATCCACACCCCGGTCGCCCGCACCACCGGCGTCCGGCTGGGCAACCCGCCGCTGCTGGTGCCGGTGCTCCGGGCCGGGCTGGGCATGGCCGAGGCCGCGTTCGGGCTGCTCCCCGAGGCGTCGATGGGGTTCGTCGGGCTGGCCCGGGACGAGGAGACCCACCAGCCCCGCGCGTACATGGAATCGCTGCCGGAGAACCTCACCGGCCGCCCGGTCTTCGTGCTCGACCCGATGCTCGCCACCGGCGGCTCGCTCCAGCACTGCGTCGGCCTGCTCACCCAGCGGGGCGCCACCGACGTCACGGTGATCTGTGCGCTGGCCGCGCCCGAGGGGCTGCGTCGGCTGGAAGAGGCGAACCTGCCGATCCGGGTGATCACCGCCAGCATCGACGAGCGGCTGAACGACTCGGCGTACATCGTGCCCGGTCTCGGTGACGCCGGTGACCGTCAGTTCGGCGCTGTGTGAGCCTTTTCGTGGTACAGCCCGTGTAGGAACCGTGCCACAGACACAGGGATCACTGGGCATCGTCCGGCTCGCGCCGTGGGTGCTCCTCGCATTGTCGGTCGCGATCACGCTCGACCTCGTCGTGGTCGGCGTCGCCGCCGACGGACCGACGGTGGCGCTCTGGCTCACCGCCGGTGCGGTCGGCCTGGTGCTCGAGGTGCTGGTCATGCTGGGGTTACCGGCCGCGGTGGCGCTCGCGGCGATCGGTGGGCTGGCCGGCCGGCCGGTGCTGCGGTCGCTGGTCTGGGTGCTGGCTCCGCCGGTCGTCGTCGCGGCCGGGTTCGCGGCCGGGGTCCTGATCGCCCGGCAGGCCGATCCGCCGGTCGACCTGGTCGAGGTCGTCGGGGGCCTGGTCGGCGTGCTGCTGCTCGTGCTGCAGGTCGGCGTGCTGGCGACGCTCGTCTGGTCGCTGGCGTCGCAGAAGGTCCGCCGGTACGTCTGGGAGCAGACCGCCCGGCGGGACCCTCGGCGGGTCGCGGCCGAGGCGGGCCGCCGTCAGGCCAGAGGCGCCGGGACGCTCGGGTGGGTGTCGCTGGGGCTGCTGGCGGCCGCGCTGGCGGTCACGATCGTCTCGTTTACCGTCGCCGACTCGGGGTCGATCCAGATCCTCTACCTGTTCCTGCCCAGCGTCGTCCTGCTCGTGCTCCTGCTGCTGGCGGTGCGGAGCGTGCTCCGGCGTCGCACCGGCGCGCGAGCCTGGCGGTACGTGGTGTTCTCGTTCGGGCTGGCCGCGATCGCGATCGCGGTGCTCGCCCTCGGCGTGGAGATCGACGGCTCGATCGAGTTGGCGACCAGTGCGGGCGTCGTGGCCTCTCTGGCCCTGCAGACCGGGTCGGTGGTCGCGTTCGCGGGGGCGCTGGTGCGGCTGGCCGGCCCGGCCGTCACGACCTGGCTGAGCGAAGCGC
This region includes:
- a CDS encoding aldehyde dehydrogenase family protein encodes the protein MFEYAPAPESRDVVALRDSYGLFIDGEFTDGGGVFKTVNPADEEVLAEVASADSADVDRAVAAARRAFDTVWGSMPGRERGKYLFRIARILQERAREFAVLESLDNGKPIRESRDIDLPLVAAHFFYYAGWADKLSYAGLGGARPLGVAGQVIPWNFPLLMLAWKIAPALATGNTVVLKPAETTPLTALLFAEVCQQAELPPGVVNIVTGAGETGRALVAHPGVDKVAFTGSTEVGREIARAVAGSSKRLTLELGGKAANIVFDDAPVDQAVEGIVDGIFFNQGHVCCAGSRLLVQESVADEVLSSLRRRMSTLRVGDPLDKNTDVGAINSAEQLAKIRELSDIGEAEGATRWSPSCSLPDRGFWFAPTVFTGVSQAHRIAREEVFGPVLSVLTFRTPAEAVEKANNTPYGLSAGIWTEKGSRILWMADKLRAGVVWANTFNKFDPASPFGGYKESGYGREGGRHGLEAYVK
- the deoC gene encoding deoxyribose-phosphate aldolase, producing MSVTAVPDVGRSEASLRRFLHGLSGVDEVGAKARADRLGTRSIKTSAKAYALDLAIRMIDLTTLEGADTPGKVRALCAKGLHPGDDAPPVAAICVYGDRVPDAVEALKGSNVHIAAVATAFPSGRAPLPVKLADTRAAVEAGADEIDMVIDRGAFLSGQYTQVFDEIVAVKEACGDAHLKVILETGELVTYDNVRRASWLAMLAGADFIKTSTGKVSPAATLPVTLVMLEACRDFRDAHGRQVGMKPAGGIRTAKDAIKYLVMVNEITGPDWLDPDWFRFGASSLLNDLLLQRRKMATGHYAGSDYVTLD
- a CDS encoding glycosyltransferase; this encodes MRVAHFSDTFLPRRDGVITSIRTLAGALAERGHENVLFTPGYPEATPVGFPVVGLPSVPCGVADLRLATWPRARQVARVASAAPDLVHVHTPGPAGLLGVLAAQRLGLPLVQTYHTDLHAYLEAYRIPTTVMRLIETAYRRRLGVEIRPARRPMRVVAGAWRSEQRSATRGGLLDAANSAFFGGTDVVVVPTGAVLRRSALPVAPDQVVRVPTGVGPRPVGEDAGPAFRSRHRIPAGAPLVLFVGRVNREKNVEGLLAAVSVLAVTLPDVRVALVGAIYEQRWLNGLIRTYGLGDRVVTTGQLTAASVAEAYAAADVFAFPSMTDTQGLVLQEAALAGLPVVLADAVLNEHGPLAGAAVCAPGDGFPSALAAMLTDPDLAARTAVACRTAALKHTPDAYGAAIEAVYRRAVTTRRAVAPSGARATQRTRAA
- the upp gene encoding uracil phosphoribosyltransferase; the protein is MQTLVVDHPLASARLTTMRDARTEPSVFRAALRELTLMLVYEATRTIEIEHYPIHTPVARTTGVRLGNPPLLVPVLRAGLGMAEAAFGLLPEASMGFVGLARDEETHQPRAYMESLPENLTGRPVFVLDPMLATGGSLQHCVGLLTQRGATDVTVICALAAPEGLRRLEEANLPIRVITASIDERLNDSAYIVPGLGDAGDRQFGAV